The DNA region AATGGGAATTAAAGTTGCCAACGTCAACCTAATTGAGCGCTTAGTTGACCGTTACAACGTGCAACAAATCTTACTGGCCGTGCCAAGTGCAACGCGCACCAGACGTAAAGAAATACTCAATGAACTCGTCCACCTTTCTGCCGAAGTACTCACCATCCCTGATATGAGTGACATCATCTCCGGCAAAGCAAAAATAGATGAACTCAAAGACGTCGCTATTGAAGACCTACTGGGCCGCGATCCGGTGACTCCGCAACAATCATTGATGGAAGCGAACATCAAAGACAAGGTGGTAATGGTCACTGGTGCCGGTGGTTCCATTGGTTCAGAATTATGCCGCCAAATCATCAATCAACACCCTAAAACCATCGTGCTTTTTGAACGCTCAGAATTTGGACTGTACCAAATAGACAGAGAGATACAGGTATTCTGCCAGGACAATGCATTAAACATCGACATCCTACCTATTATTGGCTCAGTGCAAGACAGCAGTCGTCTGCTGAATGTCATGAACACATTTGCTGTACAAACTGTCTATCACGCGGCGGCCTACAAGCATGTACCCCTTGTGGAATACAACGTGATTGAAGGCATTCAAAATAACATTTTTGGTACTTACAAAACCGCGCAAGCGGCCATTAAGGCCAACGTCGAATCTTTTGTGCTTATCTCAACGGACAAAGCCGTGCGCCCGACCAACGTGATGGGAGCCAGTAAACGCATGGCTGAATTGTCATTACAGGCGCTTGCCGCAGAAACCAACCATAACACCCGTTTTTGCATGGTTCGATTTGGTAACGTATTAGGTTCCTCAGGCTCAGTGATCCCATTATTTAAGAAACAGATCGCCAAAGGGGGGCCTGTGACGGTCACCCACCCCGATATCATCCGTTACTTTATGACCATCCCAGAAGCGGCTCAACTGGTCATCCAAGCGGGCTCTATGGGCAAAGGTGGGGATGTGTTTGTTTTAGACATGGGAGAACCGGTTAAGATTGTCGATCTTGCAAGCAACCTTATTCAACTCTCCGGTTTAGAAGTCAAAAATGAAGATAATGAAAATGGTGATATTGAATTGAAATTTTCAGGCCTACGCCCTGGAGAGAAGTTATACGAAGAGCTGTTGGTGGGAAACAATGTGGAAGATACCGCTCATACTAGAATTATGACCGCTCAAGAGAGCTTCTTAAGCTTTGCCGAGTTCAAAGTAATTTTGGATGACATGGATAAAGCGTGCCATAATTTTGATCATCAGGCGATTAGGGACTTGCTGATTAATGCACCCACGCAGTTTACTCCAAGCGATGGTATCAGTGATTTGCTATGGAACAAAAAGGATCACCACCAGGCTTGATGGTTTCGAATAAACCACACACTAAAATGAACTCATTTATTTAAAGGTATATTTTGCAAAAATATTTAGTCACTGGAGCAAGTGGATTTATTGGCTCAACGTTA from Vibrio rarus includes:
- a CDS encoding polysaccharide biosynthesis protein, which encodes MFKLKYIWNLSRASKRIISVLIDSFFIISSYYAAHWARLGDLMWLPKYDNHNVLIVTLLITIFTFTKLGLYRAVLRYLTFHALYVVSLGTIISTISIGLLAYYFNSAVPRSVPVIYGAFLALSCGGVRLIVRVLVSQSFSKTSKSVLIYGAGSAGRQLAYALRTSDTHKVIGFVDEDKTLENTVLMGIKVANVNLIERLVDRYNVQQILLAVPSATRTRRKEILNELVHLSAEVLTIPDMSDIISGKAKIDELKDVAIEDLLGRDPVTPQQSLMEANIKDKVVMVTGAGGSIGSELCRQIINQHPKTIVLFERSEFGLYQIDREIQVFCQDNALNIDILPIIGSVQDSSRLLNVMNTFAVQTVYHAAAYKHVPLVEYNVIEGIQNNIFGTYKTAQAAIKANVESFVLISTDKAVRPTNVMGASKRMAELSLQALAAETNHNTRFCMVRFGNVLGSSGSVIPLFKKQIAKGGPVTVTHPDIIRYFMTIPEAAQLVIQAGSMGKGGDVFVLDMGEPVKIVDLASNLIQLSGLEVKNEDNENGDIELKFSGLRPGEKLYEELLVGNNVEDTAHTRIMTAQESFLSFAEFKVILDDMDKACHNFDHQAIRDLLINAPTQFTPSDGISDLLWNKKDHHQA